One region of Eriocheir sinensis breed Jianghai 21 chromosome 36, ASM2467909v1, whole genome shotgun sequence genomic DNA includes:
- the LOC127007722 gene encoding transcription factor Sp9-like isoform X5: protein MYPSGATFLKAREAAQGTQIITANGQTYSVMPQAQMQTVTIDGQEAIYIPASVQHAPTAAAATQQIQIAGNQAIFAPAGQIIRAQNILQNVQSVGQPITVGSVGSVRPTGTATAAGGQAAPAQATQVGQMATQVMQSGVPQATIPVQIPISTAGGQTVLQTIPFPVQIPVIPNVMQANGQTLQVMPQLAQQVQAQPQFAQILLPNGQVQQVQMVWGSASNMMSLGSASLGSAATMTQLASSQPITTSTWTTSTISTPSVAIPGSHTNTVSNASSDNKQQVAQQVTSGNNGNITASSPSQVVGPGTSITVANNSQLLPQGITVSPQNMNSNGGSVWIEKVGSSSAVATPSWELLGAGVDEMMMMNSKQPLCFQLPGSVGGGVTVVPVSQTSQLRAGAPATAVAAQQNTIQIPQIQVVQPVFQHIPGLGQVQVISPSSLQTLTSSIAGASQPISVSTLNAVPTSSAQPVTSAIPTQILPGGAQIISKQLTDGASGLQGDAEGTKWVVSTGGQVNQAQVVPQPDDSPTTETGKTRLRRVACTCPNCKDGDRGGDNKKKVHVCHIPGCNKMYGKTSHLRAHLRWHSGERPFICSWLFCNKRFTRSDELQRHKRTHTGEKRFHCPECQKRFMRSDHLSKHVKTHTKTKGMVSNWSVLSNSLPNPSQSSESSNSSDAGEKMLITIPDQSGDPLHISTEGEVPASDTINPSDPLRT, encoded by the exons CCAACTGCAGCGGCGGCCACTCAGCAGATACAGATCGCCGGCAACCAAGCAATCTTCGCCCCCGCCGGCCAGATCATCCGTGCACAGAACATTTTACAGAATGTGCAGAGCGTGGgccag CCCATCACCGTGGGGAGCGTCGGGAGCGTGCGGCCTACAGGCACGGCCACTGCAGCAGGTGGACAGGCGGCCCCTGCCCAGGCCACACAGGTGGGCCAGATGGCAACACAGGTGATGCAGTCAGGTGTGCCGCAAGCCACTATCCCTGTTCAAATCCCAATCTCCACAGCAGGCGGACAAACGGTGCTGCAGACCATCCCCTTTCCAGTGCAGATCCCTGTCATCCCCAATGTCATGCAGGCCAATGGACAGACACTGCAGGTCATGCCCCAGCTGGCACAG CAGGTGCAGGCGCAGCCTCAATTTGCCCAGATCCTGCTGCCCAACGGCCAGGTGCAGCAGGTACAGATGGTGTGGGGCAGTGCGTCCAACATGATGTCCCTCGGGTCTGCCAGTCTGGGCTCTGCTGCCACCATGACCCAGCTTGCCTCCTCACagcccatcaccacctccacctggaccacctccaccatctccacACCCTCAGTGGCCATCCCAGGCAGCCACACCAACACTGTCAGCAATGCCTCCTCTGATAACAAGCAGCAGGTGGCTCAGCAG GTGACATCTGGTAACAATGGGAATATCACAGCCAGCAGTCCCTCTCAGGTGGTTGGTCCTGGCACCAGCATTACTGTGGCCAACAACTCTCAGCTGCTGCCACAGGGCATCACTGTCTCCCCTCAG AATATGAACAGTaatggagggagtgtctggatagagaaagtcggaagctcttctgccgtggccaccccctcgtgggagctcctaggagcaggcgtcgatgaaatgatgatgatgaacagtaAACAACCTCTGTGTTTCCAGTTACCAGGGTcagttggtggtggtgtgactgtGGTGCCAGTGAGTCAGACATCACAGCTACGTGCAGGTGCCCCTGCCACTGCTGTGGCAGCGCAACAAAACACAATTCAGATCCCCCAGATACAGGTGGTTCAGCCTGTGTTCCAGCACATTCCTGGTCTTGGCCAA GTGCAGGTGATCTCACCATCCTCCCTTCAGACCCTGACATCCTCCATAGCAGGTGCATCTCAACCAATATCTGTCTCCACCTTGAATGCTGTACCCACCTCCTCCGCCCAGCCAGTCACCAGTGCTATCCCTACGCAGATCCTGCCTGGAGGAGCCCAGATCATTAGTAAGCAACTGACTGATG GTGCCAGTGGGCTGCAAGGAGACGCTGAAGGCACCAAATGGGTGGTGTCAACGGGAGGCCAGGTGAACCAGGCTCAGGTAGtgccacagccagatgactctcCGACCACAGAAACGGGTAAGACACGACTACGACGAGTGGCCTGCACCTGCCCCAACTGTAAGGACGGAGACCGTGGGGGTGATAACAAGAAGAAGGTGCATGTGTGTCACATTCCCGGCTGCAACAAAATGTATGGCAAGACCTCACACCTGCGGGCACATCTCAGGTGGCACTCTGGAGAACGACCCTTCATCTGCTCATGGCTGTTTTGTAACAAGAGATTCACCCGCTCTGATGaactccag CGGCACAAGAGGACACACACGGGGGAGAAGAGGTTTCACTGCCCTGAGTGCCAGAAGAGGTTCATGCGATCAGATCATCTCTCAAAGCATGTCAAGACACACACCAAGACTAAAGGGATGGTGAGTAACTGGAGTGTTCTCTCAAAC AGCCTGCCAAACCCTTCTCAGTCGTCGGAAAGCAGCAACTCATCAGATGCTGGTGAAAAGATGCTCATCACCATCCCTGACCAGTCTGGGGACCCACTACATATTTCTACTGAAGGGGAGGTACCAGCCAGCGATACCATTAACCCCAGTGATCCCCTTAGGACCTAG
- the LOC127007722 gene encoding transcription factor Sp9-like isoform X4 yields the protein MATSTVQGLKTEPVVQQQTSQAREAAQGTQIITANGQTYSVMPQAQMQTVTIDGQEAIYIPASVQHAPTAAAATQQIQIAGNQAIFAPAGQIIRAQNILQNVQSVGQPITVGSVGSVRPTGTATAAGGQAAPAQATQVGQMATQVMQSGVPQATIPVQIPISTAGGQTVLQTIPFPVQIPVIPNVMQANGQTLQVMPQLAQQVQAQPQFAQILLPNGQVQQVQMVWGSASNMMSLGSASLGSAATMTQLASSQPITTSTWTTSTISTPSVAIPGSHTNTVSNASSDNKQQVAQQVTSGNNGNITASSPSQVVGPGTSITVANNSQLLPQGITVSPQNMNSNGGSVWIEKVGSSSAVATPSWELLGAGVDEMMMMNSKQPLCFQLPGSVGGGVTVVPVSQTSQLRAGAPATAVAAQQNTIQIPQIQVVQPVFQHIPGLGQVQVISPSSLQTLTSSIAGASQPISVSTLNAVPTSSAQPVTSAIPTQILPGGAQIISKQLTDGASGLQGDAEGTKWVVSTGGQVNQAQVVPQPDDSPTTETGKTRLRRVACTCPNCKDGDRGGDNKKKVHVCHIPGCNKMYGKTSHLRAHLRWHSGERPFICSWLFCNKRFTRSDELQRHKRTHTGEKRFHCPECQKRFMRSDHLSKHVKTHTKTKGMSLPNPSQSSESSNSSDAGEKMLITIPDQSGDPLHISTEGEVPASDTINPSDPLRT from the exons CCAACTGCAGCGGCGGCCACTCAGCAGATACAGATCGCCGGCAACCAAGCAATCTTCGCCCCCGCCGGCCAGATCATCCGTGCACAGAACATTTTACAGAATGTGCAGAGCGTGGgccag CCCATCACCGTGGGGAGCGTCGGGAGCGTGCGGCCTACAGGCACGGCCACTGCAGCAGGTGGACAGGCGGCCCCTGCCCAGGCCACACAGGTGGGCCAGATGGCAACACAGGTGATGCAGTCAGGTGTGCCGCAAGCCACTATCCCTGTTCAAATCCCAATCTCCACAGCAGGCGGACAAACGGTGCTGCAGACCATCCCCTTTCCAGTGCAGATCCCTGTCATCCCCAATGTCATGCAGGCCAATGGACAGACACTGCAGGTCATGCCCCAGCTGGCACAG CAGGTGCAGGCGCAGCCTCAATTTGCCCAGATCCTGCTGCCCAACGGCCAGGTGCAGCAGGTACAGATGGTGTGGGGCAGTGCGTCCAACATGATGTCCCTCGGGTCTGCCAGTCTGGGCTCTGCTGCCACCATGACCCAGCTTGCCTCCTCACagcccatcaccacctccacctggaccacctccaccatctccacACCCTCAGTGGCCATCCCAGGCAGCCACACCAACACTGTCAGCAATGCCTCCTCTGATAACAAGCAGCAGGTGGCTCAGCAG GTGACATCTGGTAACAATGGGAATATCACAGCCAGCAGTCCCTCTCAGGTGGTTGGTCCTGGCACCAGCATTACTGTGGCCAACAACTCTCAGCTGCTGCCACAGGGCATCACTGTCTCCCCTCAG AATATGAACAGTaatggagggagtgtctggatagagaaagtcggaagctcttctgccgtggccaccccctcgtgggagctcctaggagcaggcgtcgatgaaatgatgatgatgaacagtaAACAACCTCTGTGTTTCCAGTTACCAGGGTcagttggtggtggtgtgactgtGGTGCCAGTGAGTCAGACATCACAGCTACGTGCAGGTGCCCCTGCCACTGCTGTGGCAGCGCAACAAAACACAATTCAGATCCCCCAGATACAGGTGGTTCAGCCTGTGTTCCAGCACATTCCTGGTCTTGGCCAA GTGCAGGTGATCTCACCATCCTCCCTTCAGACCCTGACATCCTCCATAGCAGGTGCATCTCAACCAATATCTGTCTCCACCTTGAATGCTGTACCCACCTCCTCCGCCCAGCCAGTCACCAGTGCTATCCCTACGCAGATCCTGCCTGGAGGAGCCCAGATCATTAGTAAGCAACTGACTGATG GTGCCAGTGGGCTGCAAGGAGACGCTGAAGGCACCAAATGGGTGGTGTCAACGGGAGGCCAGGTGAACCAGGCTCAGGTAGtgccacagccagatgactctcCGACCACAGAAACGGGTAAGACACGACTACGACGAGTGGCCTGCACCTGCCCCAACTGTAAGGACGGAGACCGTGGGGGTGATAACAAGAAGAAGGTGCATGTGTGTCACATTCCCGGCTGCAACAAAATGTATGGCAAGACCTCACACCTGCGGGCACATCTCAGGTGGCACTCTGGAGAACGACCCTTCATCTGCTCATGGCTGTTTTGTAACAAGAGATTCACCCGCTCTGATGaactccag CGGCACAAGAGGACACACACGGGGGAGAAGAGGTTTCACTGCCCTGAGTGCCAGAAGAGGTTCATGCGATCAGATCATCTCTCAAAGCATGTCAAGACACACACCAAGACTAAAGGGATG AGCCTGCCAAACCCTTCTCAGTCGTCGGAAAGCAGCAACTCATCAGATGCTGGTGAAAAGATGCTCATCACCATCCCTGACCAGTCTGGGGACCCACTACATATTTCTACTGAAGGGGAGGTACCAGCCAGCGATACCATTAACCCCAGTGATCCCCTTAGGACCTAG
- the LOC127007722 gene encoding transcription factor Sp4-like isoform X3: MATSTVQGLKTEPVVQQQTSQAREAAQGTQIITANGQTYSVMPQAQMQTVTIDGQEAIYIPASVQHAPTAAAATQQIQIAGNQAIFAPAGQIIRAQNILQNVQSVGQPITVGSVGSVRPTGTATAAGGQAAPAQATQVGQMATQVMQSGVPQATIPVQIPISTAGGQTVLQTIPFPVQIPVIPNVMQANGQTLQVMPQLAQQVQAQPQFAQILLPNGQVQQVQMVWGSASNMMSLGSASLGSAATMTQLASSQPITTSTWTTSTISTPSVAIPGSHTNTVSNASSDNKQQVAQQVTSGNNGNITASSPSQVVGPGTSITVANNSQLLPQGITVSPQNMNSNGGSVWIEKVGSSSAVATPSWELLGAGVDEMMMMNSKQPLCFQLPGSVGGGVTVVPVSQTSQLRAGAPATAVAAQQNTIQIPQIQVVQPVFQHIPGLGQVQVISPSSLQTLTSSIAGASQPISVSTLNAVPTSSAQPVTSAIPTQILPGGAQIISASGLQGDAEGTKWVVSTGGQVNQAQVVPQPDDSPTTETGKTRLRRVACTCPNCKDGDRGGDNKKKVHVCHIPGCNKMYGKTSHLRAHLRWHSGERPFICSWLFCNKRFTRSDELQRHKRTHTGEKRFHCPECQKRFMRSDHLSKHVKTHTKTKGMVSNWSVLSNSLPNPSQSSESSNSSDAGEKMLITIPDQSGDPLHISTEGEVPASDTINPSDPLRT, from the exons CCAACTGCAGCGGCGGCCACTCAGCAGATACAGATCGCCGGCAACCAAGCAATCTTCGCCCCCGCCGGCCAGATCATCCGTGCACAGAACATTTTACAGAATGTGCAGAGCGTGGgccag CCCATCACCGTGGGGAGCGTCGGGAGCGTGCGGCCTACAGGCACGGCCACTGCAGCAGGTGGACAGGCGGCCCCTGCCCAGGCCACACAGGTGGGCCAGATGGCAACACAGGTGATGCAGTCAGGTGTGCCGCAAGCCACTATCCCTGTTCAAATCCCAATCTCCACAGCAGGCGGACAAACGGTGCTGCAGACCATCCCCTTTCCAGTGCAGATCCCTGTCATCCCCAATGTCATGCAGGCCAATGGACAGACACTGCAGGTCATGCCCCAGCTGGCACAG CAGGTGCAGGCGCAGCCTCAATTTGCCCAGATCCTGCTGCCCAACGGCCAGGTGCAGCAGGTACAGATGGTGTGGGGCAGTGCGTCCAACATGATGTCCCTCGGGTCTGCCAGTCTGGGCTCTGCTGCCACCATGACCCAGCTTGCCTCCTCACagcccatcaccacctccacctggaccacctccaccatctccacACCCTCAGTGGCCATCCCAGGCAGCCACACCAACACTGTCAGCAATGCCTCCTCTGATAACAAGCAGCAGGTGGCTCAGCAG GTGACATCTGGTAACAATGGGAATATCACAGCCAGCAGTCCCTCTCAGGTGGTTGGTCCTGGCACCAGCATTACTGTGGCCAACAACTCTCAGCTGCTGCCACAGGGCATCACTGTCTCCCCTCAG AATATGAACAGTaatggagggagtgtctggatagagaaagtcggaagctcttctgccgtggccaccccctcgtgggagctcctaggagcaggcgtcgatgaaatgatgatgatgaacagtaAACAACCTCTGTGTTTCCAGTTACCAGGGTcagttggtggtggtgtgactgtGGTGCCAGTGAGTCAGACATCACAGCTACGTGCAGGTGCCCCTGCCACTGCTGTGGCAGCGCAACAAAACACAATTCAGATCCCCCAGATACAGGTGGTTCAGCCTGTGTTCCAGCACATTCCTGGTCTTGGCCAA GTGCAGGTGATCTCACCATCCTCCCTTCAGACCCTGACATCCTCCATAGCAGGTGCATCTCAACCAATATCTGTCTCCACCTTGAATGCTGTACCCACCTCCTCCGCCCAGCCAGTCACCAGTGCTATCCCTACGCAGATCCTGCCTGGAGGAGCCCAGATCATTA GTGCCAGTGGGCTGCAAGGAGACGCTGAAGGCACCAAATGGGTGGTGTCAACGGGAGGCCAGGTGAACCAGGCTCAGGTAGtgccacagccagatgactctcCGACCACAGAAACGGGTAAGACACGACTACGACGAGTGGCCTGCACCTGCCCCAACTGTAAGGACGGAGACCGTGGGGGTGATAACAAGAAGAAGGTGCATGTGTGTCACATTCCCGGCTGCAACAAAATGTATGGCAAGACCTCACACCTGCGGGCACATCTCAGGTGGCACTCTGGAGAACGACCCTTCATCTGCTCATGGCTGTTTTGTAACAAGAGATTCACCCGCTCTGATGaactccag CGGCACAAGAGGACACACACGGGGGAGAAGAGGTTTCACTGCCCTGAGTGCCAGAAGAGGTTCATGCGATCAGATCATCTCTCAAAGCATGTCAAGACACACACCAAGACTAAAGGGATGGTGAGTAACTGGAGTGTTCTCTCAAAC AGCCTGCCAAACCCTTCTCAGTCGTCGGAAAGCAGCAACTCATCAGATGCTGGTGAAAAGATGCTCATCACCATCCCTGACCAGTCTGGGGACCCACTACATATTTCTACTGAAGGGGAGGTACCAGCCAGCGATACCATTAACCCCAGTGATCCCCTTAGGACCTAG
- the LOC127007722 gene encoding transcription factor Sp4-like isoform X6: MATSTVQGLKTEPVVQQQTSQAREAAQGTQIITANGQTYSVMPQAQMQTVTIDGQEAIYIPASVQHAPTAAAATQQIQIAGNQAIFAPAGQIIRAQNILQNVQSVGQPITVGSVGSVRPTGTATAAGGQAAPAQATQVGQMATQVMQSGVPQATIPVQIPISTAGGQTVLQTIPFPVQIPVIPNVMQANGQTLQVMPQLAQQVQAQPQFAQILLPNGQVQQVQMVWGSASNMMSLGSASLGSAATMTQLASSQPITTSTWTTSTISTPSVAIPGSHTNTVSNASSDNKQQVAQQVTSGNNGNITASSPSQVVGPGTSITVANNSQLLPQGITVSPQLPGSVGGGVTVVPVSQTSQLRAGAPATAVAAQQNTIQIPQIQVVQPVFQHIPGLGQVQVISPSSLQTLTSSIAGASQPISVSTLNAVPTSSAQPVTSAIPTQILPGGAQIISKQLTDGASGLQGDAEGTKWVVSTGGQVNQAQVVPQPDDSPTTETGKTRLRRVACTCPNCKDGDRGGDNKKKVHVCHIPGCNKMYGKTSHLRAHLRWHSGERPFICSWLFCNKRFTRSDELQRHKRTHTGEKRFHCPECQKRFMRSDHLSKHVKTHTKTKGMVSNWSVLSNSLPNPSQSSESSNSSDAGEKMLITIPDQSGDPLHISTEGEVPASDTINPSDPLRT; the protein is encoded by the exons CCAACTGCAGCGGCGGCCACTCAGCAGATACAGATCGCCGGCAACCAAGCAATCTTCGCCCCCGCCGGCCAGATCATCCGTGCACAGAACATTTTACAGAATGTGCAGAGCGTGGgccag CCCATCACCGTGGGGAGCGTCGGGAGCGTGCGGCCTACAGGCACGGCCACTGCAGCAGGTGGACAGGCGGCCCCTGCCCAGGCCACACAGGTGGGCCAGATGGCAACACAGGTGATGCAGTCAGGTGTGCCGCAAGCCACTATCCCTGTTCAAATCCCAATCTCCACAGCAGGCGGACAAACGGTGCTGCAGACCATCCCCTTTCCAGTGCAGATCCCTGTCATCCCCAATGTCATGCAGGCCAATGGACAGACACTGCAGGTCATGCCCCAGCTGGCACAG CAGGTGCAGGCGCAGCCTCAATTTGCCCAGATCCTGCTGCCCAACGGCCAGGTGCAGCAGGTACAGATGGTGTGGGGCAGTGCGTCCAACATGATGTCCCTCGGGTCTGCCAGTCTGGGCTCTGCTGCCACCATGACCCAGCTTGCCTCCTCACagcccatcaccacctccacctggaccacctccaccatctccacACCCTCAGTGGCCATCCCAGGCAGCCACACCAACACTGTCAGCAATGCCTCCTCTGATAACAAGCAGCAGGTGGCTCAGCAG GTGACATCTGGTAACAATGGGAATATCACAGCCAGCAGTCCCTCTCAGGTGGTTGGTCCTGGCACCAGCATTACTGTGGCCAACAACTCTCAGCTGCTGCCACAGGGCATCACTGTCTCCCCTCAG TTACCAGGGTcagttggtggtggtgtgactgtGGTGCCAGTGAGTCAGACATCACAGCTACGTGCAGGTGCCCCTGCCACTGCTGTGGCAGCGCAACAAAACACAATTCAGATCCCCCAGATACAGGTGGTTCAGCCTGTGTTCCAGCACATTCCTGGTCTTGGCCAA GTGCAGGTGATCTCACCATCCTCCCTTCAGACCCTGACATCCTCCATAGCAGGTGCATCTCAACCAATATCTGTCTCCACCTTGAATGCTGTACCCACCTCCTCCGCCCAGCCAGTCACCAGTGCTATCCCTACGCAGATCCTGCCTGGAGGAGCCCAGATCATTAGTAAGCAACTGACTGATG GTGCCAGTGGGCTGCAAGGAGACGCTGAAGGCACCAAATGGGTGGTGTCAACGGGAGGCCAGGTGAACCAGGCTCAGGTAGtgccacagccagatgactctcCGACCACAGAAACGGGTAAGACACGACTACGACGAGTGGCCTGCACCTGCCCCAACTGTAAGGACGGAGACCGTGGGGGTGATAACAAGAAGAAGGTGCATGTGTGTCACATTCCCGGCTGCAACAAAATGTATGGCAAGACCTCACACCTGCGGGCACATCTCAGGTGGCACTCTGGAGAACGACCCTTCATCTGCTCATGGCTGTTTTGTAACAAGAGATTCACCCGCTCTGATGaactccag CGGCACAAGAGGACACACACGGGGGAGAAGAGGTTTCACTGCCCTGAGTGCCAGAAGAGGTTCATGCGATCAGATCATCTCTCAAAGCATGTCAAGACACACACCAAGACTAAAGGGATGGTGAGTAACTGGAGTGTTCTCTCAAAC AGCCTGCCAAACCCTTCTCAGTCGTCGGAAAGCAGCAACTCATCAGATGCTGGTGAAAAGATGCTCATCACCATCCCTGACCAGTCTGGGGACCCACTACATATTTCTACTGAAGGGGAGGTACCAGCCAGCGATACCATTAACCCCAGTGATCCCCTTAGGACCTAG
- the LOC127007722 gene encoding transcription factor Sp4-like isoform X7 gives MATSTVQGLKTEPVVQQQTSQAREAAQGTQIITANGQTYSVMPQAQMQTVTIDGQEAIYIPASVQHAPTAAAATQQIQIAGNQAIFAPAGQIIRAQNILQNVQSVGQPITVGSVGSVRPTGTATAAGGQAAPAQATQVGQMATQVMQSGVPQATIPVQIPISTAGGQTVLQTIPFPVQIPVIPNVMQANGQTLQVMPQLAQQVQAQPQFAQILLPNGQVQQVQMVWGSASNMMSLGSASLGSAATMTQLASSQPITTSTWTTSTISTPSVAIPGSHTNTVSNASSDNKQQVAQQVTSGNNGNITASSPSQVVGPGTSITVANNSQLLPQGITVSPQLPGSVGGGVTVVPVSQTSQLRAGAPATAVAAQQNTIQIPQIQVVQPVFQHIPGLGQVQVISPSSLQTLTSSIAGASQPISVSTLNAVPTSSAQPVTSAIPTQILPGGAQIISASGLQGDAEGTKWVVSTGGQVNQAQVVPQPDDSPTTETGKTRLRRVACTCPNCKDGDRGGDNKKKVHVCHIPGCNKMYGKTSHLRAHLRWHSGERPFICSWLFCNKRFTRSDELQRHKRTHTGEKRFHCPECQKRFMRSDHLSKHVKTHTKTKGMVSNWSVLSNSLPNPSQSSESSNSSDAGEKMLITIPDQSGDPLHISTEGEVPASDTINPSDPLRT, from the exons CCAACTGCAGCGGCGGCCACTCAGCAGATACAGATCGCCGGCAACCAAGCAATCTTCGCCCCCGCCGGCCAGATCATCCGTGCACAGAACATTTTACAGAATGTGCAGAGCGTGGgccag CCCATCACCGTGGGGAGCGTCGGGAGCGTGCGGCCTACAGGCACGGCCACTGCAGCAGGTGGACAGGCGGCCCCTGCCCAGGCCACACAGGTGGGCCAGATGGCAACACAGGTGATGCAGTCAGGTGTGCCGCAAGCCACTATCCCTGTTCAAATCCCAATCTCCACAGCAGGCGGACAAACGGTGCTGCAGACCATCCCCTTTCCAGTGCAGATCCCTGTCATCCCCAATGTCATGCAGGCCAATGGACAGACACTGCAGGTCATGCCCCAGCTGGCACAG CAGGTGCAGGCGCAGCCTCAATTTGCCCAGATCCTGCTGCCCAACGGCCAGGTGCAGCAGGTACAGATGGTGTGGGGCAGTGCGTCCAACATGATGTCCCTCGGGTCTGCCAGTCTGGGCTCTGCTGCCACCATGACCCAGCTTGCCTCCTCACagcccatcaccacctccacctggaccacctccaccatctccacACCCTCAGTGGCCATCCCAGGCAGCCACACCAACACTGTCAGCAATGCCTCCTCTGATAACAAGCAGCAGGTGGCTCAGCAG GTGACATCTGGTAACAATGGGAATATCACAGCCAGCAGTCCCTCTCAGGTGGTTGGTCCTGGCACCAGCATTACTGTGGCCAACAACTCTCAGCTGCTGCCACAGGGCATCACTGTCTCCCCTCAG TTACCAGGGTcagttggtggtggtgtgactgtGGTGCCAGTGAGTCAGACATCACAGCTACGTGCAGGTGCCCCTGCCACTGCTGTGGCAGCGCAACAAAACACAATTCAGATCCCCCAGATACAGGTGGTTCAGCCTGTGTTCCAGCACATTCCTGGTCTTGGCCAA GTGCAGGTGATCTCACCATCCTCCCTTCAGACCCTGACATCCTCCATAGCAGGTGCATCTCAACCAATATCTGTCTCCACCTTGAATGCTGTACCCACCTCCTCCGCCCAGCCAGTCACCAGTGCTATCCCTACGCAGATCCTGCCTGGAGGAGCCCAGATCATTA GTGCCAGTGGGCTGCAAGGAGACGCTGAAGGCACCAAATGGGTGGTGTCAACGGGAGGCCAGGTGAACCAGGCTCAGGTAGtgccacagccagatgactctcCGACCACAGAAACGGGTAAGACACGACTACGACGAGTGGCCTGCACCTGCCCCAACTGTAAGGACGGAGACCGTGGGGGTGATAACAAGAAGAAGGTGCATGTGTGTCACATTCCCGGCTGCAACAAAATGTATGGCAAGACCTCACACCTGCGGGCACATCTCAGGTGGCACTCTGGAGAACGACCCTTCATCTGCTCATGGCTGTTTTGTAACAAGAGATTCACCCGCTCTGATGaactccag CGGCACAAGAGGACACACACGGGGGAGAAGAGGTTTCACTGCCCTGAGTGCCAGAAGAGGTTCATGCGATCAGATCATCTCTCAAAGCATGTCAAGACACACACCAAGACTAAAGGGATGGTGAGTAACTGGAGTGTTCTCTCAAAC AGCCTGCCAAACCCTTCTCAGTCGTCGGAAAGCAGCAACTCATCAGATGCTGGTGAAAAGATGCTCATCACCATCCCTGACCAGTCTGGGGACCCACTACATATTTCTACTGAAGGGGAGGTACCAGCCAGCGATACCATTAACCCCAGTGATCCCCTTAGGACCTAG